One Bacillota bacterium genomic window, CCTCGGTCACCACCATCTCCAGTATCTTTGAGCTTGGAATGAGCCCCATCCGGTACATGTCTTCCGTGAAGCTGTAGAGATGTTGCAGGGATCGTTGCATCTTGGGGCGGCCTATAAAGGTGCCCTTGCCCTGCCTCCGGTAAACCAGGCCTTCGCTCACAAGGGCATCTATCGCCTGCCTCACGGTCGAACGGCTTACCTTGTATTTCTCGCAGAGGTCGCGCTCTGATGGCAACATATCTCCTGCATTGAACAGGCCTGCCATTATCCCGCGCTTTATTATCCCCAAAAGTTGGTGATAGAGGGGCACGGCGCTTTCTTCGCTCAAGCTCCCTCCGAACTCTACCCGATTATCAGCCATCCTCCCCATCGCTCCCGATTCATTATTCCCTTCCGTTATTCCCTACCGGCCCAGGTTCGGCCCAGGTCAGGGTTAGCCCCGCTCAGCATCTGGCCCGCGGGATTCCAGGCGCTGACCACTCTGGTGGTCGAAGAAATGGATCTTGTTCCACGGCAGCTCAACCCACACAGCGTCCCCCACGCGCGGCTCAAATGCCACCTGGCTGCGGTAGACCCTGCACTTCAGGGAATGCCCATTTCTGCCGCCAAGGCCTAGATCCAGTAAAAGCTCATCGCTGTAAGGCTCCACAACCTGCAAAACGCAGGCAATAGCGTTATCCTTTTTCTCCCGGAAGACCCTCACATGCTCAGGTCGTATGCCTATGACAACCCTCCCGTTGCAGGCGCTTCCCTTTAAAGCATCATGTAAAGAACCATATAGCGTTCCTGGCAAGCCAATCCATTCATCAGCTGCCGTAATCCTCAGACCACCGGGGAGGTCCGCATCAATAAGAGCGTCGAGGAAGTTCATAGGCGGACTGCCTATAAACCCGGCGACAAATCTATTTGCCGGATTGTCGTATACATCTGATGGCGTGCCAAACTGCTCTATGATACCCTGCCTCATGACCGCTATATAATCCCCGAGCGCCTGGGCCTCCATCTGGTCGTGGGTAACATGGATGGTTGTGACTCCAAAATCCTGTTGAATCCGTTTGAGTTCAACTATCATCTCAGCCCTCAACTTGGCATCCAGTGCGCCGAGCGGTTCATCGAAAAGGAAGACCGCCGGCTCGCGCACGAGAGCCCTTCCGAGGGCAACTCGTTGCCTCTGCCCCCCAGAAAGCCTATCCGGCAACCTATCTAGAAGGTCTGCAATGTGAAGGAGCTCGGCTACCTCCCTTACCTTCTTATCAATCTCTTGTTTCGTCTTTCTCGCCACAACCATTGAAAAACTGAGGTTCTCGTAGACTGTCATGTGCCTGTAAAGGGCGAACCGCTGGAAGACCATTGCTACGTTCCTGTCGCTAGAATTCACAGTTGTAACCTTTTGCGAGCCTATATAAATCTCCCCGCACCTCGGAGTCTCAAGCCCCGCCACAGCTCGAAGGAGT contains:
- a CDS encoding ABC transporter ATP-binding protein, with the translated sequence MAEVSLRDVAVGFGEEDVLRGVNLCAPDGKYTVLVGPSGCGKSILLRAVAGLETPRCGEIYIGSQKVTTVNSSDRNVAMVFQRFALYRHMTVYENLSFSMVVARKTKQEIDKKVREVAELLHIADLLDRLPDRLSGGQRQRVALGRALVREPAVFLFDEPLGALDAKLRAEMIVELKRIQQDFGVTTIHVTHDQMEAQALGDYIAVMRQGIIEQFGTPSDVYDNPANRFVAGFIGSPPMNFLDALIDADLPGGLRITAADEWIGLPGTLYGSLHDALKGSACNGRVVIGIRPEHVRVFREKKDNAIACVLQVVEPYSDELLLDLGLGGRNGHSLKCRVYRSQVAFEPRVGDAVWVELPWNKIHFFDHQSGQRLESRGPDAERG